A region of Frederiksenia canicola DNA encodes the following proteins:
- the glgB gene encoding 1,4-alpha-glucan branching protein GlgB: protein MTDSPKSLPLSEQDTQFIEQLSSGTCRDPFAYLGIHKMPKGVIIRAYLPEALRVTVIDQNAKPIALMDKIDERSLFVAELIGKKIDLSYRLLVEYAHTTIDVEDPYRFQSHFTDVDNWYLSEGSHLRPYEKLGAHLVTQNEVGGIHFSLWAPNAQRVSVVGDFNFWDGRRHPMRYHATGIWDIFIPNAKKDTLYKFEILDKNGQLRLKSDPYAFSAQFRPDTASVASGLPAIVEPSETRRRANDPDQPISIYEVHLGSWRRNLENNYWLNYDEIADELIPYVKEMGFTHIELLPVSEFPFDGSWGYQPTGIYAPTSRFGSPDGLRSLIRKAHDAGINVILDWVVGHFPTDEHGLGYFDGTHLYEHADPKEGYHQDWNTLIFNYGRNEVQNYLCGNALYWIERFGIDALRVDAVASMIYRDYSRKDGEWIPNKYGGRENLEAIDFLRNTNKMLGEQGHRGATIAEESTSFAGVTHAVDNNGLGFDYKWNMGWMNDTLRYMSTDPIHRKYHHSLMTFGMMYQYSEKFMLPISHDEVVHGKGSMLGKMPGDCWQKFANLRAYYGYMWGYPGKKLLFMGNEFAQGREWNFEQSLDWFLLNEEEGGGWHKGMLNWVRDLNHLYTKTAALYELDYSPEGFEWLVVDDYENSVFAFERKAKNGSSIIVVSNFTPVVRYNYRIGVHDQADYKEVLNSDSVYYMGSNEGNFGVIHCEEIESHNKPYSISLTLPPLSTLFIVKENVVKKAEKAEKVEKVAAKPKTVAKKATKPKTKKK, encoded by the coding sequence ATGACAGATTCCCCAAAATCCCTTCCGTTATCTGAACAAGATACACAATTCATTGAACAACTTTCTAGCGGCACATGTCGTGATCCTTTCGCTTATTTGGGCATTCACAAAATGCCAAAAGGTGTAATAATTCGAGCTTACTTGCCTGAAGCACTTAGAGTTACCGTTATCGACCAAAATGCGAAGCCTATTGCCCTAATGGACAAAATTGATGAACGTTCTCTCTTTGTCGCCGAACTGATTGGTAAAAAAATCGACTTATCCTACCGCTTGTTAGTTGAATATGCCCACACCACGATTGATGTGGAGGATCCTTACCGTTTCCAAAGCCACTTTACGGATGTTGATAATTGGTACCTCTCTGAAGGTTCACACTTACGTCCTTATGAAAAGTTAGGAGCACATTTGGTGACGCAAAATGAGGTTGGTGGCATTCATTTCAGCTTATGGGCACCAAATGCACAACGGGTTTCTGTCGTTGGTGATTTTAACTTCTGGGATGGTCGCCGCCACCCAATGCGTTATCACGCAACGGGCATTTGGGATATTTTCATTCCAAATGCGAAAAAAGACACGCTCTATAAATTTGAGATTTTAGACAAAAACGGGCAACTTCGTTTGAAATCGGACCCTTATGCGTTCTCTGCACAATTCCGTCCAGATACCGCCTCAGTGGCATCTGGCCTTCCTGCAATAGTTGAGCCAAGTGAAACTCGCCGCCGAGCGAACGATCCCGATCAGCCAATTTCGATTTATGAAGTGCATCTTGGTTCATGGCGACGTAATTTAGAGAATAATTACTGGCTCAATTACGATGAAATTGCCGATGAACTTATTCCTTATGTGAAAGAAATGGGCTTTACCCACATTGAATTATTACCTGTTTCTGAATTTCCTTTCGATGGTTCTTGGGGTTATCAACCAACGGGGATCTACGCCCCAACAAGCCGTTTCGGCTCGCCAGATGGATTGCGTTCATTAATTCGCAAAGCTCATGATGCGGGCATTAATGTGATTTTAGACTGGGTGGTAGGACATTTCCCAACAGATGAACACGGATTAGGCTATTTTGACGGCACACATCTTTACGAACACGCCGATCCCAAAGAAGGCTACCACCAAGACTGGAATACCCTGATTTTCAATTACGGTCGCAACGAAGTGCAAAACTATTTATGCGGCAATGCGTTATATTGGATTGAACGTTTCGGCATTGATGCGTTGCGGGTAGATGCGGTGGCATCGATGATTTATCGTGACTACTCGCGTAAAGATGGCGAATGGATTCCGAACAAATACGGCGGTCGTGAAAATTTAGAAGCGATTGATTTTTTACGTAACACCAACAAAATGTTGGGTGAGCAAGGTCATCGTGGAGCGACGATTGCGGAAGAATCTACGTCCTTTGCGGGCGTGACTCACGCTGTCGATAACAACGGCTTAGGCTTTGATTATAAATGGAATATGGGCTGGATGAACGATACCTTGCGTTATATGAGCACCGATCCTATCCATCGAAAATATCATCATAGCTTGATGACCTTCGGAATGATGTATCAATATAGCGAAAAATTTATGTTGCCGATTTCCCACGATGAAGTAGTACACGGCAAAGGCTCAATGCTCGGCAAAATGCCAGGAGATTGCTGGCAAAAATTTGCGAACTTACGAGCGTATTACGGCTATATGTGGGGCTACCCTGGTAAGAAATTATTGTTTATGGGTAACGAATTTGCTCAAGGACGTGAATGGAATTTTGAACAAAGTCTTGATTGGTTCTTGCTCAACGAAGAAGAAGGTGGCGGTTGGCATAAAGGTATGCTCAACTGGGTACGTGATCTCAACCATCTCTACACAAAAACTGCTGCACTCTATGAACTTGACTATTCACCTGAAGGTTTTGAATGGTTGGTGGTTGATGACTACGAAAATTCAGTTTTCGCCTTTGAACGTAAAGCGAAAAACGGCAGCAGTATTATTGTGGTAAGCAATTTCACCCCCGTTGTTCGCTACAATTATCGCATCGGCGTACACGACCAAGCGGACTACAAAGAAGTGCTCAACTCCGACTCCGTTTACTATATGGGTAGCAATGAGGGCAACTTCGGCGTAATCCATTGTGAAGAAATCGAATCACACAATAAACCGTACTCGATCAGCCTAACCTTACCACCACTTTCTACACTCTTTATCGTGAAAGAAAATGTGGTGAAAAAAGCGGAAAAAGCAGAGAAAGTCGAAAAAGTAGCGGCAAAACCGAAAACAGTCGCAAAGAAAGCCACAAAACCTAAAACAAAGAAAAAGTAA
- the glgX gene encoding glycogen debranching protein GlgX, with product MQYLTGRAYPLGSQLINFNGEQGVNFALFSRKATQVELCIFTEQGETRLPMIKNDDVWHLFVIGLTAGTEYGYRVYGEVNEALGDLFNPQKLLIDPYAKKIIGTPDLSSDEKRAWFFWDDERDNAHLSPKSVVVDTTFDWQGVERPHTPWDETVIYEMQVKGFSKLNPKLPPEMAGTFAGLAHPESINHLKKLGITAVELLPVSYHIDEPHLQKIGLVNYWGYNVLGHFAVDPVLAADKQNPLNEFKQMVKTLHQNGIEVILDVVFNHTAEAGKDGPMLSQRGIDNSAYYWLNEQGDYHNWSGCGNSLDVNSENYVLRWVIDCLSYWVEECQVDGFRFDLGATLGRTPSFEQKAAFFTAIAAHSSLANVKMIAEPWDIGLYGGYQMGGFPKPFAEWNDRYRDQMREFFLTASGELSDFVCKFAGSDTTFAYNRLPHNSINFITAHDGFTLQDLVSYNDKHNHANGENNYDGHAHNISNNHGVEGATNDLSILKKRDAARRALLAILFLSAGTPMLLAGDELGHSQQGNNNGYCQDNEITWIDWRNADQKLIDYTAKLIALRKQIPQLGRDRWWTEKDVRWRKVDGNLISNQEWHNEQIRSLQIQLNDHWLILINSAHSEQQFLLPEGQWHARLGLENTTLTTPAVTLNYGVCVLQRNS from the coding sequence ATGCAGTATTTAACTGGCAGAGCCTATCCACTTGGCAGCCAATTGATAAATTTTAATGGAGAGCAAGGCGTTAATTTTGCCCTTTTCTCTCGCAAAGCCACCCAAGTTGAGCTTTGCATTTTTACCGAACAAGGCGAAACCCGCCTGCCGATGATCAAAAATGATGATGTTTGGCACTTATTTGTTATCGGATTGACCGCTGGCACCGAATATGGCTATCGAGTGTATGGCGAAGTGAATGAAGCATTAGGCGATCTGTTCAATCCACAAAAATTGTTGATCGATCCTTATGCCAAGAAAATTATCGGTACACCAGATTTAAGCAGCGATGAAAAACGGGCGTGGTTCTTTTGGGATGATGAGCGGGATAATGCTCATCTCTCCCCAAAATCTGTGGTGGTAGATACCACATTTGATTGGCAAGGCGTTGAACGACCGCATACGCCTTGGGATGAGACCGTCATTTATGAGATGCAAGTTAAAGGCTTTAGCAAATTAAACCCTAAGTTGCCGCCTGAAATGGCAGGTACGTTTGCAGGATTAGCACATCCTGAGTCCATTAACCATTTGAAAAAATTGGGGATTACGGCGGTTGAGTTGCTGCCAGTGAGTTATCACATTGATGAACCACATCTGCAAAAAATCGGTTTAGTGAACTACTGGGGCTACAATGTACTCGGGCATTTTGCCGTTGATCCTGTGCTAGCGGCGGACAAGCAAAACCCACTCAATGAATTTAAGCAAATGGTGAAAACCTTGCACCAAAACGGCATTGAAGTCATTTTAGATGTGGTGTTTAACCATACCGCTGAAGCAGGTAAAGATGGCCCGATGCTCTCGCAACGAGGTATTGATAACAGTGCATATTACTGGCTCAATGAACAAGGCGATTATCACAACTGGAGCGGTTGCGGTAATTCTCTGGATGTGAATAGTGAAAACTACGTACTGCGTTGGGTAATTGATTGCTTGAGTTACTGGGTAGAAGAATGCCAAGTTGATGGCTTCCGCTTCGATCTTGGCGCAACTTTAGGTCGAACACCGAGCTTTGAGCAAAAAGCCGCATTTTTCACCGCTATTGCCGCCCATTCAAGCTTAGCCAATGTAAAAATGATTGCTGAACCTTGGGATATTGGTTTATACGGTGGTTATCAAATGGGCGGTTTTCCAAAGCCATTTGCTGAATGGAATGACCGTTATCGTGACCAAATGAGAGAATTTTTCCTGACGGCAAGCGGTGAGTTAAGTGACTTTGTTTGCAAATTTGCGGGCAGCGATACCACGTTTGCCTACAACCGTTTACCCCATAATAGCATCAATTTCATTACCGCTCATGATGGGTTCACGTTACAGGATCTGGTCAGCTATAACGATAAACATAACCACGCAAATGGTGAAAATAACTACGATGGCCATGCTCATAATATTAGTAATAACCATGGTGTCGAAGGTGCAACGAACGATCTGAGCATACTTAAGAAACGTGATGCTGCTCGACGAGCCTTACTTGCGATATTATTTTTATCTGCGGGCACGCCTATGTTATTAGCGGGCGATGAGTTAGGTCACAGCCAACAAGGAAATAACAACGGCTATTGCCAAGACAATGAAATAACGTGGATTGACTGGCGTAATGCAGATCAAAAACTGATTGACTATACTGCCAAACTCATTGCATTACGGAAACAAATTCCACAGCTTGGTCGAGATCGCTGGTGGACAGAAAAAGATGTCAGATGGCGAAAAGTCGATGGTAACCTTATTTCAAATCAAGAATGGCATAATGAACAAATTAGAAGCCTGCAAATTCAACTGAATGATCACTGGTTGATCTTAATTAATAGTGCTCATTCTGAACAACAATTTTTACTCCCTGAAGGGCAATGGCACGCTCGTCTGGGCTTAGAAAACACAACGCTGACGACGCCTGCTGTTACTCTTAATTATGGAGTATGCGTCCTTCAACGGAATTCATAA
- the glgC gene encoding glucose-1-phosphate adenylyltransferase, which yields MLKQEANTDRRNLTAQTLVLILAGGRGSRLYELTDKRAKPAVYFGGSRRIIDFALSNCINSNLLKVGVVTQYAAHSLLRHLQRGWSFLPYERNQYIDMLPARQQLDENTWYRGTADAVFQNMEIMKSHYRPKYVIILAGDHIYKMNYNKMLEDHVDSGAKCTVGCIEVPREQATEFGVMAVNEKLKVKAFVEKPSDPPAMPDKPESSLASMGIYVFDADYLYEMLENEVSNPDTSHDFGKDIIPKAVEQGVIYAHPFERSCEGRNTTGTIYWRDVGTIDSYWSAHMDLVSETPQLDLYDESWPIHGRPQQTAPARFFYKKARAHTLDNSLIAGGCIITDAEISNSVLFNRVTVNEDSVIEQAVILPQVHIGKNCVIKKAVIDRHCNIPDGLKIGVDPEQDAKYFRISKGGVVLVCQKMLNKWVQDHPKAE from the coding sequence ATGTTAAAACAGGAAGCCAACACAGACAGACGCAATCTTACTGCACAGACTTTAGTCTTGATTCTCGCCGGTGGTCGTGGTTCTCGCTTATATGAACTTACCGACAAACGTGCCAAACCTGCGGTGTACTTTGGTGGTAGCCGTCGTATTATCGATTTTGCCTTATCCAACTGTATCAACTCAAACTTGTTAAAAGTAGGCGTAGTAACGCAATATGCTGCACATTCACTACTTCGCCACTTGCAACGTGGTTGGTCGTTCTTACCTTACGAACGCAATCAATATATTGATATGTTGCCAGCTCGCCAACAACTTGACGAAAACACGTGGTATCGTGGCACTGCTGATGCCGTATTCCAAAATATGGAAATCATGAAATCACACTATCGTCCGAAATATGTGATTATTTTAGCCGGCGACCACATCTATAAAATGAACTACAACAAAATGTTGGAAGATCACGTCGATTCAGGAGCAAAATGTACCGTAGGTTGTATCGAAGTGCCGCGTGAACAAGCGACCGAATTTGGCGTGATGGCAGTAAATGAAAAACTCAAAGTGAAAGCCTTCGTGGAAAAACCCTCTGATCCACCCGCGATGCCAGACAAACCTGAGTCATCATTAGCCTCAATGGGTATTTACGTGTTCGATGCGGATTATCTCTATGAAATGCTCGAAAATGAAGTCTCAAACCCAGATACCTCACACGATTTCGGTAAAGACATCATTCCGAAAGCCGTTGAGCAAGGCGTGATTTACGCTCACCCATTTGAGCGTTCTTGTGAAGGTCGCAATACCACTGGTACCATCTACTGGCGTGATGTAGGTACTATCGACAGCTATTGGTCAGCTCATATGGATTTGGTCAGCGAAACCCCACAACTTGACCTTTACGATGAGTCTTGGCCAATTCACGGTCGTCCACAACAAACCGCACCCGCTCGTTTCTTCTATAAAAAAGCCCGAGCACATACCTTAGATAACTCTTTGATTGCGGGTGGCTGTATCATCACCGATGCGGAAATCAGTAACTCAGTCTTATTCAATCGTGTTACCGTTAATGAAGACAGCGTGATCGAACAAGCGGTGATCTTGCCACAGGTACATATCGGCAAAAACTGCGTAATCAAGAAAGCTGTTATCGACCGCCACTGTAATATTCCAGATGGCTTGAAGATCGGGGTTGATCCTGAGCAAGATGCGAAATACTTCCGTATCAGCAAAGGTGGCGTCGTACTCGTTTGCCAAAAAATGCTCAATAAATGGGTACAAGATCATCCTAAAGCGGAATAA
- the glgA gene encoding glycogen synthase GlgA: MKILHICSEMYPLVKTGGLADVLGALPYAQQAAGNDVRVILPYYPQVAEKLGEIVEVATIGTFAGVVTLRFAYLNGLGVYVIDAPHLYARRLPYYDDNYNDYMDNYKRFALLSYLGAQLSEGLDHWWGRADVLHAHDWQAGLACAYLKSWNSPVKSVFTIHNIAYPGRFQAYHLSELGLPWHFFSPDGLEFYGEISYLKAGIFYADRVTTVSPTYAKEICEQIAGGGMHGLLQTRQAQGRLRGILNGVDETVWNPESDPNIIANYRPNYMHGKAKNKAELQRYFNLPEEKDALLFVMVTRLTEQKGADFLLMKIDEMMQHHVQLVVLGSGSPELEWYLKEAQARYPHKIGVKIGYDEALSHQIIAGGDVILVPSRFEPCGLTQLYGLKYGTLPLVRETGGLADTVNDSCKESIENRTATGFVFKYPDADGFYDAVTRAINLWKKQKLWSSVRQNALAQDFGWAKVAAQYQALYQEMV; the protein is encoded by the coding sequence ATGAAAATTTTACATATTTGCTCGGAAATGTACCCGCTTGTTAAAACGGGCGGCTTGGCAGACGTATTAGGTGCGTTGCCTTATGCCCAACAAGCAGCAGGGAACGATGTTCGAGTTATTCTTCCATACTATCCGCAAGTGGCAGAGAAATTAGGCGAAATCGTCGAAGTTGCCACTATCGGCACTTTTGCAGGTGTCGTTACCCTGCGTTTTGCATATCTTAACGGCTTAGGCGTTTATGTGATCGATGCCCCGCATCTTTACGCCCGCCGTTTGCCGTATTATGACGACAACTACAACGACTATATGGATAACTACAAACGCTTTGCCTTGCTCAGTTATCTAGGTGCACAGTTATCTGAAGGGTTAGATCACTGGTGGGGGCGTGCTGACGTGTTGCACGCTCACGACTGGCAAGCAGGTTTGGCGTGTGCCTACCTGAAAAGCTGGAACAGCCCAGTGAAAAGCGTTTTCACGATTCACAACATCGCTTACCCAGGTCGTTTCCAAGCCTACCATTTAAGCGAACTCGGTTTGCCTTGGCACTTCTTCTCGCCAGATGGATTAGAGTTTTACGGCGAGATTTCTTATCTTAAAGCAGGGATTTTCTACGCTGATCGCGTTACCACTGTTAGCCCAACTTATGCGAAAGAAATTTGCGAACAGATCGCAGGCGGCGGAATGCACGGTTTATTACAAACTCGCCAAGCCCAAGGCAGATTGCGTGGCATTTTAAATGGTGTGGACGAAACCGTGTGGAACCCAGAAAGCGATCCAAATATCATCGCCAACTACCGCCCAAACTATATGCACGGCAAAGCGAAAAATAAAGCTGAATTACAACGTTATTTCAATTTACCTGAAGAAAAAGATGCGTTGTTATTTGTGATGGTGACTCGCTTAACCGAACAAAAAGGGGCGGACTTCTTATTAATGAAAATTGATGAGATGATGCAACACCACGTGCAATTAGTGGTACTCGGCAGCGGTTCGCCTGAATTAGAGTGGTATTTAAAAGAAGCCCAAGCTCGCTATCCACACAAAATTGGCGTGAAAATCGGCTATGATGAAGCCCTTTCTCACCAAATTATTGCGGGCGGCGATGTGATTTTAGTCCCAAGTCGCTTCGAGCCTTGTGGTTTAACTCAACTTTACGGCTTAAAATATGGCACCTTGCCACTCGTGCGTGAAACGGGTGGTTTAGCCGATACGGTAAACGACAGTTGTAAAGAGAGCATCGAAAACCGTACTGCAACAGGTTTTGTGTTCAAATACCCCGATGCTGACGGCTTCTACGATGCCGTTACTCGTGCGATCAATCTCTGGAAAAAACAAAAACTCTGGTCAAGTGTTCGCCAAAATGCTCTCGCCCAAGACTTTGGTTGGGCAAAAGTCGCTGCACAATACCAAGCACTCTATCAAGAGATGGTTTAA
- the guaB gene encoding IMP dehydrogenase has translation MLRVIKEALTFDDVLLVPAHSTVLPNTANLSTQLTKDIRLNIPMLSAAMDTVTETKLAISLAQEGGIGFIHKNMTIERQADRVRKVKKFESGVVSEPVTVSPSLTLAELAEVVKKNGFAGFPVVDAEDNLVGIITGRDTRFVTDLNKTVADFMTPKARLVTVKENAKREEIFNLMHEHRVEKVLVVDDNFKLKGMITLKDYQKAESKPNACKDEFGRLRVGAAVGAGPGNEERIEALVKAGVDVLLIDSSHGHSEGVLQRVRETRAKYPNLPIVAGNVATAEGAIALADAGASAVKVGIGPGSICTTRIVTGVGVPQITAIADAAEALKDRGIPVIADGGIRYSGDIAKAIAAGASCVMVGSMFAGTEEAPGEIELYQGRAFKSYRGMGSLGAMSKGSSDRYFQSDNAADKLVPEGIEGRIPYKGFLKEIIHQQMGGLRSCMGLTGCPTIEDLRTKAQFVRISGAGIKESHVHDVTITKEAPNYRMS, from the coding sequence ATGCTACGAGTTATTAAAGAGGCTCTCACTTTTGATGATGTCCTACTTGTCCCTGCACATTCTACTGTGCTTCCAAATACCGCCAACCTTTCCACTCAGCTTACCAAAGACATCCGCCTAAATATTCCAATGCTTTCTGCCGCAATGGATACCGTAACCGAAACCAAGCTAGCTATTTCCCTTGCACAAGAAGGTGGCATCGGTTTTATCCACAAAAATATGACCATTGAACGTCAAGCGGATCGTGTGCGTAAAGTGAAAAAATTTGAAAGTGGTGTCGTTTCTGAGCCTGTGACCGTTTCGCCATCACTCACCCTTGCCGAGCTTGCTGAAGTAGTGAAGAAAAATGGTTTTGCTGGTTTTCCCGTTGTTGATGCGGAAGATAATTTAGTCGGTATTATTACTGGTCGAGACACTCGCTTTGTAACCGATTTAAACAAAACGGTGGCAGATTTTATGACCCCGAAAGCTCGTCTTGTTACCGTCAAAGAAAACGCCAAACGTGAAGAAATTTTTAACTTAATGCACGAACATCGTGTCGAAAAAGTGTTAGTAGTCGATGACAACTTCAAACTCAAAGGAATGATTACCTTGAAAGACTACCAAAAAGCCGAAAGCAAACCAAATGCCTGTAAAGATGAGTTTGGCCGCTTGCGTGTTGGTGCGGCAGTAGGTGCCGGTCCAGGTAATGAAGAACGCATTGAAGCTTTAGTCAAAGCCGGCGTGGATGTGTTGTTAATAGACTCATCTCATGGTCATTCCGAAGGGGTTTTACAACGTGTGCGTGAAACGCGGGCTAAATATCCAAACTTGCCAATCGTAGCAGGTAACGTGGCAACAGCAGAAGGTGCCATTGCTTTAGCAGACGCAGGGGCAAGTGCCGTAAAAGTGGGTATTGGTCCAGGTTCAATCTGTACTACTCGTATCGTCACAGGTGTGGGCGTGCCACAAATTACGGCGATTGCGGATGCAGCAGAGGCTTTAAAAGATCGTGGTATTCCAGTGATTGCTGACGGCGGTATCCGCTATTCAGGCGATATCGCCAAAGCCATTGCTGCGGGGGCAAGCTGTGTGATGGTGGGTTCAATGTTTGCTGGAACAGAAGAAGCCCCAGGTGAAATTGAGCTTTATCAAGGTCGTGCGTTCAAATCTTATCGGGGTATGGGCTCACTAGGTGCAATGTCAAAAGGTTCAAGTGACCGCTATTTCCAATCAGACAACGCTGCCGACAAACTTGTGCCAGAAGGTATCGAAGGACGCATTCCATACAAAGGTTTCTTAAAAGAAATTATCCATCAACAAATGGGCGGATTACGTTCTTGTATGGGCTTAACGGGTTGCCCAACCATCGAAGATTTACGTACCAAAGCCCAATTTGTGCGAATTAGTGGGGCAGGTATCAAAGAAAGCCACGTTCACGATGTGACCATTACTAAAGAAGCACCAAACTATCGAATGAGCTAA
- a CDS encoding DUF1919 domain-containing protein, with the protein MSQLKRITDKINLYLREYFINRPNRKRLTNTVPTIIASNCNGGFIAHDLNLRFNSPFVNLYLMPKDFIRYLKKIEFYQQQNLTFVQTEKAYPVAKLGDITLYFMHYHSKQEAEQKWNERSKRMDLDNLFVMMTERDGCEHQDLIEFDALPFKNKVVFTHKHYPEIKSAAYIQGFENAGKVGNLFEYTGLNGKRYYDQFDYVSWLNKRSDF; encoded by the coding sequence ATGTCTCAATTAAAACGTATTACCGATAAAATTAATCTCTATTTGCGTGAATATTTTATCAATCGCCCAAATAGAAAAAGATTGACCAATACTGTTCCAACAATTATTGCCAGTAATTGTAATGGCGGATTTATTGCTCACGATTTAAACTTACGTTTTAATTCGCCTTTTGTGAATTTATATTTAATGCCCAAAGATTTTATTCGTTATTTAAAAAAGATTGAATTTTATCAGCAACAAAATTTAACCTTTGTTCAAACAGAAAAAGCCTATCCGGTGGCAAAATTAGGGGATATTACCCTGTATTTTATGCACTATCATTCCAAACAAGAAGCCGAACAAAAATGGAATGAACGTAGTAAACGAATGGATTTAGACAATCTATTTGTAATGATGACAGAGCGTGATGGCTGTGAACATCAAGATTTAATTGAATTTGATGCTTTACCGTTTAAAAATAAAGTGGTTTTCACCCATAAACATTACCCAGAAATAAAAAGTGCAGCTTATATTCAAGGCTTTGAGAATGCTGGAAAGGTTGGTAATTTATTTGAATATACTGGCTTAAATGGCAAGCGTTATTACGACCAATTTGATTATGTTTCTTGGCTTAACAAGCGGTCAGATTTTTAG
- a CDS encoding Bro-N domain-containing protein: protein MSIKLFEQKEVRSVWDEDQEKWYFSIIDVVEVLTESIDPPAYWRKLKQRLKAEGNETVTNCHGLKMRSRDGKMRMTDVADVQQLLRLIQSIPSPKAEPFKQWLAQVGSERIDEYQDPELTINRAMQDYLRLGYSENWINQRLKSIEIRKELTDEWKRTGVQEGQQFAILTDIITKAWSGKTTKEYKQLKGLKKENLRDNMTNTELILNMLAEASTKDISQAVEPQTFEENQQVAQQGGNVAKVALQELESKTGKKVVSELSAKKILTNNKK from the coding sequence ATGAGCATTAAACTCTTTGAACAAAAAGAAGTGCGGTCTGTTTGGGACGAAGATCAGGAAAAGTGGTATTTTTCCATTATTGATGTAGTTGAAGTTTTAACTGAAAGTATTGATCCTCCAGCGTACTGGCGGAAGTTAAAACAACGTTTAAAAGCAGAAGGAAATGAAACCGTGACAAATTGTCACGGTTTGAAAATGCGTTCTCGTGACGGAAAAATGCGAATGACCGATGTTGCTGACGTGCAACAGCTATTACGTCTTATTCAATCAATTCCATCACCAAAAGCAGAGCCGTTTAAACAATGGTTAGCCCAAGTGGGGAGTGAGCGGATTGATGAATATCAAGATCCTGAATTAACTATTAACCGAGCGATGCAAGATTATTTGCGATTGGGTTATTCGGAAAATTGGATTAATCAACGCCTGAAAAGCATTGAAATTCGTAAAGAATTAACGGACGAATGGAAACGTACAGGTGTGCAAGAAGGGCAACAGTTTGCAATTTTAACCGATATTATTACCAAGGCTTGGAGCGGTAAAACTACCAAAGAATATAAACAGCTCAAAGGTTTAAAAAAAGAAAATCTGCGAGATAACATGACCAACACAGAGCTTATTCTTAATATGTTAGCTGAAGCGTCCACCAAGGATATTTCGCAAGCAGTTGAACCACAAACTTTCGAAGAAAATCAACAAGTCGCTCAACAAGGCGGTAATGTTGCCAAAGTTGCGTTGCAAGAGTTGGAAAGCAAAACGGGGAAGAAAGTGGTAAGTGAGTTGTCGGCTAAGAAAATATTGACAAACAATAAAAAGTAG